One genomic window of Coffea eugenioides isolate CCC68of chromosome 1, Ceug_1.0, whole genome shotgun sequence includes the following:
- the LOC113782959 gene encoding oligoribonuclease — MDRLSNAFSLLELDATDDREHTTSFAAEAQGKKKDDSSGDTTTVNNDKNGPQSSEVPSGEYKLPLVWIDLEMTGLNIEIDRILEIACVITDGSLTNSIEGPHLVIHQENDCLDRMGEWCQQHHAASGLTDKVLISTITECEAEKQVVEFVKKNVGTYTPLLAGNSVYMDFLFLKKYMPELASLFSHVLVDVSSVKALCLRWYPRDNKKAPQKENKHRAMDDIKESIAELKYYKENIFKASKSRK, encoded by the exons ATGGATCGGCTCTCAAATGCATTTTCTTTGCTGGAACTGGATGCAACGGATGATAGGGAACACACGACCTCTTTTGCTGCTGAAG CccaagggaagaagaaagatgaCAGCTCAGGGGATACAACCACTGTTAATAATGATAAAAATGGTCCACAAAGCTCAGAAGTGCCTTCTGGAGAGTACAAGTTGCCACTTGTGTGGATTGACCTGGAAATGACTG GTTTGAACATTGAAATTGACAGAATCTTGGAGATTGCTTGTGTAATTACAGACGGTAGTTTGACCAATTCAATTGAG GGTCCTCATTTGGTCATTCATCAAGAGAACGACTGCCTGGATAGAATGGGAGAATGGTGTCAACAACATCATGCAGCCAGTG GTTTGACTGACAAGGTGCTAATCAGTACCATCACCGAATGCGAAGCTGAAAAGCAG GTTGttgaatttgtcaaaaaaaatgtGGGCACATATACGCCTCTTCTTGCAGGAAATTCAGTTTATATGgactttttgtttttgaag AAATATATGCCGGAATTGGCTAGTCTTTTCTCTCATGTACTTGTAGACGTCAGCAGCGTCAAGGCACTATGTCTCCGTTGGTATCCAAGAG ATAACAAGAAGGCTCctcaaaaagaaaacaagcaCAGAGCTATGGATGACATCAAAGAAAGTATAGCAGAACTTAAGTactacaaggaaaacatattcaAGGCATCCAAGTCTAGGAAGTGA
- the LOC113760124 gene encoding glyoxylate/succinic semialdehyde reductase 1 → MGEEIGFLGLGIMGKAMAVNLLRHGFKLTVWNRTLSKCDELVEHGASVGETPAAVVKKCKYTIGMLSDPAAALSVVFDKDGVLEHICTGKGYIDMSTVDADTSSKISEAITSKGGHFLEAPVSGSKKPAEDGQLVILAAGEKALYEEALPAFNVMGKKSFFLGHVGNGARMKLVVNMIMGSMMNAFSEGLELADRSGLNPQTLLDVLDLAAIANPMFKMKGPTMLQNNYTPAFPLKHQQKDMRLALALGDENAISMPVAAAANEAFKKARNLGLGDLDFSAVHQTVKGGEL, encoded by the exons ATGGGGGAGGAAATTGGGTTTTTGGGTTTGGGAATTATGGGGAAGGCCATGGCAGTGAATTTGCTCCGGCATGGCTTTAAGCTCACTGTCTGGAACCGTACCCTTTCCAAG tgtgatgaattggtggAGCATGGAGCTTCTGTTGGAGAAACTCCTGCCGCAGTAGTGAAGAAATGCAAGTATACCATTGGAATGTTGTCTGACCCTGCTGCAGCTCTTTCT GTGGTTTTTGACAAAGATGGTGTTCTTGAGCATATTTGCACTGGTAAAGGTTATATTGACATGTCAACTGTCGATGCTGACACGTCTTCAAAGATCAGTGAG GCGATTACATCAAAGGGAGGTCATTTCCTTGAGGCCCCAGTTTCAGGTAGCAAGAAACCTGCTGAAGATGGTCAATTAGTCATCCTTGCTGCTGGGGAGAAG GCATTGTATGAGGAAGCACTTCCCGCTTTCAATGTCATGGGAAAGAAATCATTCTTTTTAGGGCATGTTGGAAATGGAGCAAGAATGAAACTTGTCGTCAACATGATAATGGGCAG TATGATGAATGCATTCTCAGAGGGACTTGAATTGGCCGATAGAAGTGGACTGAACCCTCAAACTCTTCTTGATGTTTTG gACCTTGCAGCAATTGCCAACCCAATGTTCAAGATGAAGGGGCCTACAATGCTCCAAAATAATTATACCCCTGCTTTTCCACTGAAACATCAGCAGAAGGATATGAGATTGGCTCTTGCCCTTGgagatgaaaatgcaatttcaatGCCAGTTGCAGCTGCAGCTAACGAG GCCTTCAAAAAAGCCAGGAACTTGGGGTTAGGGGATCTTGATTTTTCAGCTGTGCACCAGACAGTTAAGGGTGGTGAACTTTGA
- the LOC113759703 gene encoding mitochondrial import receptor subunit TOM40-1, producing the protein MATFVSPPASTTATQPTGLKPTVIEKEKVDYLNLPCPIPYEEIHREAFMSLKPELFEGLRFDFTKGLNPKFALSHSVLMGPTEIPSQSPETIKIPTAHYEFGANYLDPKLMLVGRIMTDGRLNARIKCDLSENLILKSSAQLTNEPHMSNVMASFDYKGKDYRSQFQLGSGALFGASYIQNVTPNVSLGGEVFWTGQHRKSGIGYGARYNNDKMVATGQVASTGMVLLSYVQKVSEKVSLASEFVYNHMSKDVTATFGYDYILRQCRLRGKIDSNGCVGALLEERLNLGLNFILSAEIDHRKKDYKFGFGMTVGE; encoded by the exons ATGGCCACTTTTGTCTCTCCTCCGGCAAGTACAACGGCAACACAGCCAACCGGTTTAAAGCCCACCGTCATCGAAAAGGAGAAAGTTGATTACTTGAACCTTCCTTGCCCTATCCCTTATGAAGAAATTCACCGTGAAGCTTTCA TGTCTTTGAAGCCTGAACTCTTTGAAGGGTTGCGATTTGATTTTACAAAAGGACTCAATCCGAAATTTGCCCTCAGTCACAG TGTACTTATGGGACCTACTGAAATACCTTCTCAGTCACCTGAAACCATAAAAATCCCAACGGCTCACTATGAGTTTGGTGCAAACTATCTCGATCCAAAG CTAATGCTTGTTGGGAGGATTATGACAGATGGTAGGCTAAATGCCAGAATAAAGTGTGATTTATCCGAGAATCTTATCTTGAAGTCTTCAGCACAG CTTACAAATGAACCACACATGTCAAATGTAATGGCCAGTTTTGATTACAAG GGCAAAGACTACAGAAGTCAATTTCAGTTAGGCAGTGGTGCCTTATTTGGTGCGAGCTACATTCAG AATGTGACCCCAAATGTGTCTTTGggtggtgaagtgttttggacTGGTCAGCATAGGAAATCTGGCATTGGTTATGGAGCTCGATACAACAACGATAAGATG GTTGCCACTGGGCAAGTTGCTAGTACAGGAATGGTTCTATTGAGTTATGTGCAGAAAGTTTCTGAAAAG GTCTCTCTAGCTTCCGAATTTGTATACAACCACATGTCTAAGGATGTCACAGCAACGTTTGGTTATGATTACATTCTTCGCCAA TGTCGCCTTCGAGGGAAGATTGATTCAAATGGCTGCGTAGGAGCTTTGTTGGAGGAGCGGTTAAATTTGGGTTTAAATTTCATTCTCTCTGCTGAG ATTGACCATCGGAAGAAAGACTACAAGTTTGGATTTGGGATGACGGTAGGAGAATAA